A genome region from Hevea brasiliensis isolate MT/VB/25A 57/8 chromosome 9, ASM3005281v1, whole genome shotgun sequence includes the following:
- the LOC110642236 gene encoding thiol-disulfide oxidoreductase LTO1 isoform X1 translates to MASFLNISSPPFLCGSSPLPSLPPRSITPITQFKVWCRGLTVKCMSSGPSQDAESESETAASSSSSSSSFSSSSISTYNWCAALGGIGFLETVYLTYLKLTDSDAFCPVGGGSCGDVLNSDYAIVFGVPLPVFGIVAYGFVSALGLQLKGNNLPFGIGESNGRLLLLAITTSMATASGYFLYILSTKFSGASCSYCLMSAFLSLSLFFITIKDFGLQEIQKVLGLQLSIAILVIAALSTSYGTSPSVSSSLAEIDLPYFTSEITTPSSPFAVSLAKHLHSIGAKMYGAFWCSHCLEQKQMFGKEALEMLDYVECFPDGYRKGTKIAKACADAKIEGFPTWVINGQVRKVLSGEQELSELAQLSGFEFIESSQPT, encoded by the exons ATGGCCAGCTTCCTCAACATCTCGTCTCCTCCATTCCTGTGTGGATCCtcacctctcccttctcttcctcCTCGTTCCATTACGCCCATAACCCAATTCAAG GTTTGGTGTCGAGGTTTGACAGTGAAGTGCATGTCCTCTGGGCCGAGTCAAGATGCGGAATCTGAATCCGAAACGGCGGCGTCTTCTTCCTCTTCGTCTTCATCCTTTTCATCTTCGAGCATTTCTACATACAATTGGTGTGCAGCTCTCGGAGGTATAGGGTTTCTAGAAACTGTATATTTGACTTACCTCAAGCTCACCGATTCCGATGCCTTTTGCCCTGTTGGTGGTGGCAGCTGCGGCGACGTACTGAACAGTGATTACGCTATCGTTTTTG GTGTTCCTCTTCCAGTCTTTGGGATAGTAGCATATGGTTTTGTTTCAGCACTTGGGTTACAGTTGAAAGGAAATAACTTACCCTTCGGAATTGGCGAGTCTAATGGTCGTTTGCTTTTACTTGCGATCACTACCTCCATGGCAACTGCTAGTGGATATTTTTTGTACATTCTTAGCACAAAATTCTCAGGAGCATCTTGCTCATACTGCCTAATGTCAGCTTTCTTGTCACTCAGCTTATTTTTCATCACTATAAAG GATTTTGGGTTACAAGAGATACAGAAAGTATTGGGTTTGCAGTTGTCTATAGCAATCTTGGTGATTGCTGCCCTGAGCACCTCATATGGTACTTCTCCATCCGTCTCCTCAAG CCTGGCTGAAATTGACCTACCATATTTTACCTCTGAAATAACCACGCCATCAAGTCCTTTTGCTGTTTCACTGGCAAAGCATCTGCATTCCATTGGAGCTAAAATGTATGGGGCTTTCTGGTGTTCACATTGTTTAGAACAAAAACAG ATGTTTGGAAAGGAGGCATTGGAAATGTTGGACTATGTGGAATGCTTTCCTGACGGATACAGGAAAGGAACTAAAATAGCCAAGGCATGTGCAGATGCTAAAATCGAGGGATTTCCAACATGGGTGATCAATGGTCAGGTAAGGAAG GTTTTGAGTGGAGAGCAAGAACTGTCAGAGCTTGCACAGCTTTCTGGGTTTGAATTTATCGAATCAAGTCAACCTACTTAG
- the LOC110642204 gene encoding disease resistance protein RPM1, which translates to MEDTAENIIKELIGLGMLEERYVFYSKVKVPKLYENSCLVEVEEQDFISKVANSLTHAFIKNDGQELPPNFNRFQIQSLFTSVDYCDGHIGPLSQVFWQTVWVAVFVGNLQKLQTLEVHDCSKQFELPVEILNIKQLRHLLLCDTLRYKGGIRVPMGIGTLDVSEDHVGELFASSIKLENLVSLSLNAEQAGEGTLLPELEPFSPPPHLQELVLRGGLVEMLNWLPSIENLTSLAQCHSNILENPSSVLQFLPKLKHLRLWEAYKAKLIGKEFCESGGFPKLETLIIASGDLVEWIEIVNGAFPSLRNLQFWNCLNLRFLPEGLQNISTIQELFLTHLRGDLERRLSGEENYKIKHISKFYWDMPIS; encoded by the exons ATGGAGGATACAGCAGAAAATATTATTAAGGAATTAATTGGCCTAGGGATGCTTGAAGAACGTTATGTCTTTTACAGTAAAGTAAAAGTTCCTAAATTATATGAAAACTCATGCCTTGTTGAagttgaggagcaagatttcaTTTCTAAAGTTGCCAATTCGCTGACCCATGCATTTATTAAAAATGATGGACAAGAACTGCCTCCTAACTTCAACCGCTTTCAAATTCAATCCTTGTTTACCTCAGTAGATTACTGTGATGGTCATATTGGACCATTGTCTCAGGTGTTTTGGCAAACTGTGTGGGTTGcagtttttgttg GTAATCTTCAAAAACTACAAACTTTGGAAGTACATGATTGTTCAAAGCAATTCGAACTCCCTGTAGAAATTCTGAATATCAAACAGCTTCGGCACCTTTTATTGTGCGATACGCTCAGATATAAAGGTGGAATTAGAGTTCCAATGGGGATTGGAACATTG GATGTGTCTGAGGATCATGTCGGTGAGCTATTTGCATCCAGCATAAAACTAGAAAACCTTGTTTCCCTGTCTTTAAATGCAGAACAAGCCGGCGAGGGCACACTTCTGCCTGAATTGGAACCATTTTCTCCTCCACCTCATCTTCAAGAGCTTGTTTTACGTGGGGGTCTAGTTGAAATGCTCAATTGGCTTCCCTCCATTGAAAACCTAACCAGTCTAGCGCAATGTCATTCTAATATCTTGGAGAATCCGTCTTCAGTTCTTCAGTTTCTTCCCAAATTAAAACATCTTAGACTTTGGGAAGCCTATAAGGCAAAGCTCATTGGGAAAGAGTTTTGCGAATCAGGTGGATTTCCGAAGCTGGAAACTTTGATAATTGCTTCAGGTGATTTAGTGGAGTGGATTGAGATTGTAAATGGGGCTTTTCCAAGTTTGAGAAATCTTCAATTTTGGAATTGTCTTAATTTGAGGTTTCTGCCTGAGGGCTTACAGAACATTTCTACGATTCAAGAGTTGTTTTTAACTCACTTACGTGGAGACCTAGAAAGGAGATTGAGTGGTGAAGAAAATTACAAGATCAagcatatttcaaaattttattgggACATGCCAATTTCCTGA
- the LOC110642203 gene encoding uncharacterized protein LOC110642203 — MCPHVSQLDQEQLIEKLGIFKIHGRDKHGRKVLRIIGKFFPARLLSVDVLKSYLEEKIYPRLGKKPFSVLYVHTGVQRSENFPGISALRSVYDAIPINVKDNIQAVYFLHPGLQARLFLATFGRLLFSGGLYGKLRYINRIDYLWDHMRRNEVEIPEFVHDHDEDLEYRPMMDYGLESDHPRVYGAGAPTMDSPVCMYSMRCIS, encoded by the exons ATGTGCCCTCACGTTTCGCAGCTCGACCAAGAACAACTCATTGAGAAGCTCGGGATCTTCAAGATCCATGGACGAGACAAACATGGCCGCAAGGTCCTTCGCATTATAGGCAAATTCTTCCCTG CACGACTTCTGAGTGTGGATGTGCTTAAGAGTTACTTGGAGGAAAAGATCTATCCTCGCCTAGGAAAGAAGCCGTTTTCTGTGTTGTATGTTCACACCGGGGTTCAAAGAAGTGAGAATTTTCCTGGAATCTCAGCCTTACGATCTGTCTACGACGCGATACCAATCAACGTCAAGGATAATATCCAGGCCGTTTACTTTCTCCATCCAGGCTTACAGGCCAGGCTATTCCTAGCAACCTTTGGCCGTCTTCTCTTCAGCGGCGG GCTGTACGGGAAGCTGAGGTATATAAACAGGATTGACTATCTGTGGGACCACATGAGGAGGAATGAGGTAGAAATTCCAGAATTTGTTCATGATCATGATGAGGATTTGGAGTACCGTCCGATGATGGATTATGGATTGGAAAGTGATCATCCTAGAGTGTACGGTGCGGGTGCACCCACCATGGATTCTCCTGTGTGTATGTATTCCATGAGGTGCATATCGTAA
- the LOC110642236 gene encoding thiol-disulfide oxidoreductase LTO1 isoform X2 produces MASFLNISSPPFLCGSSPLPSLPPRSITPITQFKVWCRGLTVKCMSSGPSQDAESESETAASSSSSSSSFSSSSISTYNWCAALGGIGFLETVYLTYLKLTDSDAFCPVGGGSCGDVLNSDYAIVFGVPLPVFGIVAYGFVSALGLQLKGNNLPFGIGESNGRLLLLAITTSMATASGYFLYILSTKFSGASCSYCLMSAFLSLSLFFITIKDFGLQEIQKVLGLQLSIAILVIAALSTSYGTSPSVSSSLAEIDLPYFTSEITTPSSPFAVSLAKHLHSIGAKMYGAFWCSHCLEQKQMFGKEALEMLDYVECFPDGYRKGTKIAKACADAKIEGFPTWVINGQVLSGEQELSELAQLSGFEFIESSQPT; encoded by the exons ATGGCCAGCTTCCTCAACATCTCGTCTCCTCCATTCCTGTGTGGATCCtcacctctcccttctcttcctcCTCGTTCCATTACGCCCATAACCCAATTCAAG GTTTGGTGTCGAGGTTTGACAGTGAAGTGCATGTCCTCTGGGCCGAGTCAAGATGCGGAATCTGAATCCGAAACGGCGGCGTCTTCTTCCTCTTCGTCTTCATCCTTTTCATCTTCGAGCATTTCTACATACAATTGGTGTGCAGCTCTCGGAGGTATAGGGTTTCTAGAAACTGTATATTTGACTTACCTCAAGCTCACCGATTCCGATGCCTTTTGCCCTGTTGGTGGTGGCAGCTGCGGCGACGTACTGAACAGTGATTACGCTATCGTTTTTG GTGTTCCTCTTCCAGTCTTTGGGATAGTAGCATATGGTTTTGTTTCAGCACTTGGGTTACAGTTGAAAGGAAATAACTTACCCTTCGGAATTGGCGAGTCTAATGGTCGTTTGCTTTTACTTGCGATCACTACCTCCATGGCAACTGCTAGTGGATATTTTTTGTACATTCTTAGCACAAAATTCTCAGGAGCATCTTGCTCATACTGCCTAATGTCAGCTTTCTTGTCACTCAGCTTATTTTTCATCACTATAAAG GATTTTGGGTTACAAGAGATACAGAAAGTATTGGGTTTGCAGTTGTCTATAGCAATCTTGGTGATTGCTGCCCTGAGCACCTCATATGGTACTTCTCCATCCGTCTCCTCAAG CCTGGCTGAAATTGACCTACCATATTTTACCTCTGAAATAACCACGCCATCAAGTCCTTTTGCTGTTTCACTGGCAAAGCATCTGCATTCCATTGGAGCTAAAATGTATGGGGCTTTCTGGTGTTCACATTGTTTAGAACAAAAACAG ATGTTTGGAAAGGAGGCATTGGAAATGTTGGACTATGTGGAATGCTTTCCTGACGGATACAGGAAAGGAACTAAAATAGCCAAGGCATGTGCAGATGCTAAAATCGAGGGATTTCCAACATGGGTGATCAATGGTCAG GTTTTGAGTGGAGAGCAAGAACTGTCAGAGCTTGCACAGCTTTCTGGGTTTGAATTTATCGAATCAAGTCAACCTACTTAG
- the LOC110642236 gene encoding thiol-disulfide oxidoreductase LTO1 isoform X3 has translation MASFLNISSPPFLCGSSPLPSLPPRSITPITQFKVWCRGLTVKCMSSGPSQDAESESETAASSSSSSSSFSSSSISTYNWCAALGGIGFLETVYLTYLKLTDSDAFCPVGGGSCGDVLNSDYAIVFGVPLPVFGIVAYGFVSALGLQLKGNNLPFGIGESNGRLLLLAITTSMATASGYFLYILSTKFSGASCSYCLMSAFLSLSLFFITIKDFGLQEIQKVLGLQLSIAILVIAALSTSYGTSPSVSSSLAEIDLPYFTSEITTPSSPFAVSLAKHLHSIGAKMYGAFWCSHCLEQKQTPYSWSESSVENY, from the exons ATGGCCAGCTTCCTCAACATCTCGTCTCCTCCATTCCTGTGTGGATCCtcacctctcccttctcttcctcCTCGTTCCATTACGCCCATAACCCAATTCAAG GTTTGGTGTCGAGGTTTGACAGTGAAGTGCATGTCCTCTGGGCCGAGTCAAGATGCGGAATCTGAATCCGAAACGGCGGCGTCTTCTTCCTCTTCGTCTTCATCCTTTTCATCTTCGAGCATTTCTACATACAATTGGTGTGCAGCTCTCGGAGGTATAGGGTTTCTAGAAACTGTATATTTGACTTACCTCAAGCTCACCGATTCCGATGCCTTTTGCCCTGTTGGTGGTGGCAGCTGCGGCGACGTACTGAACAGTGATTACGCTATCGTTTTTG GTGTTCCTCTTCCAGTCTTTGGGATAGTAGCATATGGTTTTGTTTCAGCACTTGGGTTACAGTTGAAAGGAAATAACTTACCCTTCGGAATTGGCGAGTCTAATGGTCGTTTGCTTTTACTTGCGATCACTACCTCCATGGCAACTGCTAGTGGATATTTTTTGTACATTCTTAGCACAAAATTCTCAGGAGCATCTTGCTCATACTGCCTAATGTCAGCTTTCTTGTCACTCAGCTTATTTTTCATCACTATAAAG GATTTTGGGTTACAAGAGATACAGAAAGTATTGGGTTTGCAGTTGTCTATAGCAATCTTGGTGATTGCTGCCCTGAGCACCTCATATGGTACTTCTCCATCCGTCTCCTCAAG CCTGGCTGAAATTGACCTACCATATTTTACCTCTGAAATAACCACGCCATCAAGTCCTTTTGCTGTTTCACTGGCAAAGCATCTGCATTCCATTGGAGCTAAAATGTATGGGGCTTTCTGGTGTTCACATTGTTTAGAACAAAAACAG ACTCCCTATAGCTGGAGTGAGTCTTCCGTAGAGAATTATTAA
- the LOC110642239 gene encoding thiosulfate sulfurtransferase 16, chloroplastic isoform X1 has translation MEAKSIVSSATFTSSTLAPVFRSDDLNNSKLLPLPLRVNPRRWTVGVNHKSFSFCTKASLRENSEAVGVPTSVPVRVAHELLLAGHRYLDVRTPEEFSAGHVVGAINIPYMYRVGSGMSKNPKFLEQVSSHFGKYDEIIVGCQSGKRSMMAATDLLAVGYTAITDVAGGFTAWTQNGLPTEN, from the exons ATGGAAGCCAAGTCCATTGTTTCCTCTGCTACCTTCACTAGTTCCACTCTTGCTCCAGTTTTTCGCTCTGATGATCTCAATAACAG TAAGCTTTTGCCATTGCCTTTACGGGTTAATCCACGGAGATGGACTGTTGGTGTCAATCACAAAAGCTTCAGTTTCTG CACcaaggccagtctgagagagaaTTCGGAAGCTGTTGGAGTTCCAACTTCGGTGCCTGTACGAGTTGCACATGAACTTCTTCTCGCTGGGCACCGGTATTTGGACGTCAG GACTCCTGAAGAGTTCAGTGCTGGACATGTGGTAGGGGCAATTAACATACCATATATGTACAGAGTTGGATCAG GAATGTCTAAGAACCCCAAATTTCTGGAGCAAGTATCTTCACATTTTGGAAAATATGATGAAATTATTGTT GGTTGCCAAAGTGGGAAAAGATCTATGATGGCTGCAACCGATCTTTTAGCTGTT GGTTATACTGCCATTACTGATGTTGCTGGTGGATTTACTGCATGGACACAGAATGGACTTCCAACAGAAAATTGA
- the LOC110642234 gene encoding ATP-dependent DNA helicase Q-like 3 encodes MKKSPLTVQNICGNEKKTTGKEALVKLLRWHFGFSDFRGKQLEAIQAVLSGRDCFCLMPTGGGKSMCYQIPALAKPGIVLVVSPLIALMENQVMALKEKGIAAEFLSSTQTSNVKSKIHEDLDSGKPSPRLLYVTPELIATPGFMSKLTRIHTRGFLNLIAIDEAHCISTWGHDFRPSYRKLSSLRNCLPDVPILALTATAVPNVQKDVIQSLCLQDPLVLKSSFNRSNIYYEVRYKDLLDDAYVDLSSVLKSSGDVCAIIYCLERTTCDGLSAHLSKNGISCAAYHAGLNNKLRSSVLDDWMSSKIQVVVATVAFGMGIDRKDVRIVCHFNVPKSMEAFYQESGRAGRDQLPCRSLLYYGVDDRKKMEFILRSSGSKKSESSSSQDGLSKKSISDFNQMVEYCEGSGCRRKKILESFGEQVPASLCKKSCDACKHPNLVAKYLEEISIICTSHRGNGISRIFINSSADVTHGEQFSEFWNRDDEAGTSEEDISDSDDGTEVVKSLAKSKLSRKSGVNDKIEFLQRAEENYYRNKSSDKQVNKLDKNAISEMVRESSKQRFLNALKEAQQRLGNLSIELEASAAFFENECYKKYGKSGKTFYYSQVASTLRWIKMTNSSELTNRLLSSTPARPENTMPKEEHPEKPSRLLEKKPIKYTDPELHSNVGSETTMCISQSKTQNASLSAELLAIPSFSEFVNRKKTKDNNNPCKSENQSPHSSKKRMRLQ; translated from the exons TTATCAG GGAGAGATTGCTTTTGTTTGATGCCGACTGGAGGAGGCAAGTCAATGTGTTATCAGATTCCTGCACTTGCAAAACCGGGGATTGTGcttgttgtttctcccttaatag CCTTGATG GAAAACCAGGTGATGGCATTGAAAGAGAAAGGAATTGCTGCTGAATTTCTCTCCTCAACCCAAACATCAAATGTCAAAAGTAAA ATTCATGAAGACCTGGATTCTGGAAAACCATCCCCAAGGTTGCTGTATGTCACTCCAGAATTGATTGCAACACCAGGATTTATGTCTAAGTTAACGAGGATTCATACTAGAGGGTTCTTGAATCTCATTGCCATAGATGAG GCACATTGCATCTCAACATGGGGCCATGATTTCAG GCCTAGCTATCGTAAACTTTCATCTTTGAGGAATTGCCTTCCTGATGTACCAATACTGGCTTTGACCGCTACAGCTGTTCCTAA TGTTCAGAAGGATGTAATACAGTCCTTATGCTTGCAAGACCCCTTGGTTCTGAAATCTTCCTTTAATCGTTCAAATATCTATTATGAAG TTAGATATAAGGATCTTCTGGATGATGCCTATGTTGATTTGTCCTCTGTACTAAAATCTAGTGGGGATGTCTGTGCAATTATTTACTGCCTTGAGCGAACAACTTGTGATGGCTTGTCTGCCCATCTTTCCAAAAATGGCATTTCATGTGCTG CTTACCATGCAGGGTTGAATAATAAATTGCGAAGCTCTGTTTTAGATGATTGGATGTCTTCTAAAATACAAGTTGTTGTTGCCACAGTGGCTTTTGG GATG GGTATAGATAGAAAGGATGTCAGAATAGTTTGTCACTTTAATGTTCCAAAGTCAATGGAAGCTTTCTATCAGGAGTCAGGTAGAGCTGGTCGTGATCAATTGCCCTGTAGAAGTCTGTTGTACTATGGAGTTGATGATCGCAAGAAAATG GAATTTATTCTAAGAAGTTCTGGGAGCAAAAAGTCAGAATCCTCAAGTTCACAGGATGGGTTGTCAAAAAAATCCATCTCTGACTTCAATCAG ATGGTTGAGTATTGTGAGGGTTCTGGGTGCCGCAGGAAAAAGATTCTTGAAAGTTTCGGAGAACAG GTGCCTGCATCACTATGTAAAAAATCTTGCGATGCTTGCAAGCATCCAAACTTAGTTGCCAAGTATTTGGAGGAGATCTCAATAATTTGCACTTCTCATCGGGGAAATGGCATTTCTCGAATTTTTATAAACAG CTCTGCAGATGTGACTCATGGAGAACAATTCTCTGAATTCTGGAATCGTGATGATGAAGCAGGCACTTCTGAGGAAGATATATCTGATTCAGATG ATGGTACTGAGGTTGTGAAGAGCCTAGCCAAATCTAAGTTGTCAAGAAAATCAGGCGTAAATGACAAGATTGAGTTCTTGCAGCGTGCAGAAGAAAATTATTATCGGAATAAAAGCTCTGATAAACAG GTCAATAAACTTGACAAGAATGCTATATCCGAAATGGTGAGAGAATCGAGCAAACAAAGATTTTTAAATGCTCTGAAGGAGGCTCAGCAACGGCTTGGCAACTTGAG CATTGAATTGGAAGCATCAGCTGCCTTCTTTGAAAACGAGTGCTACAAGAAGTATGGGAAGAGTGGGAAAACATTCTATTATTCACAGGTTGCGAGTACACTGAGGTGGATAAAAATGACAAATTCCTCGGAGTTAACTAATCGGCTGCTGAGCAGTACCCCTGCCCGTCCTGAGAACACCATGCCTAAGGAAGAACATCCTGAGAAACCATCGCGATTGTTGGAGAAAAAGCCAATAAAGTATACTGATCCAGAACTCCATAGCAATGTTGGATCTGAAACAACGATGTGCATTTCTCAATCAAAAACACAAAATGCCTCTTTGAGTGCTGAGTTGCTGGCCATTCCATCCTTTTCGGAGTTCGTGAACAGAAAAAAGACTAAAGACAATAATAATCCATGTAAATCAGAAAATCAATCACCTCACAGTTCAAAGAAGAGGATGAGGCTGCAATAA
- the LOC110642239 gene encoding thiosulfate sulfurtransferase 16, chloroplastic isoform X2 — translation MEAKSIVSSATFTSSTLAPVFRSDDLNNSKLLPLPLRVNPRRWTVGVNHKSFSFCTKASLRENSEAVGVPTSVPVRVAHELLLAGHRYLDVRTPEEFSAGHVVGAINIPYMYRVGSGMSKNPKFLEQVSSHFGKYDEIIVGCQSGKRSMMAATDLLAVGYTAITDVAGGFTAWTQNGL, via the exons ATGGAAGCCAAGTCCATTGTTTCCTCTGCTACCTTCACTAGTTCCACTCTTGCTCCAGTTTTTCGCTCTGATGATCTCAATAACAG TAAGCTTTTGCCATTGCCTTTACGGGTTAATCCACGGAGATGGACTGTTGGTGTCAATCACAAAAGCTTCAGTTTCTG CACcaaggccagtctgagagagaaTTCGGAAGCTGTTGGAGTTCCAACTTCGGTGCCTGTACGAGTTGCACATGAACTTCTTCTCGCTGGGCACCGGTATTTGGACGTCAG GACTCCTGAAGAGTTCAGTGCTGGACATGTGGTAGGGGCAATTAACATACCATATATGTACAGAGTTGGATCAG GAATGTCTAAGAACCCCAAATTTCTGGAGCAAGTATCTTCACATTTTGGAAAATATGATGAAATTATTGTT GGTTGCCAAAGTGGGAAAAGATCTATGATGGCTGCAACCGATCTTTTAGCTGTT GGTTATACTGCCATTACTGATGTTGCTGGTGGATTTACTGCATGGACACAGAATGGACTT TAA